A DNA window from Desulfovibrio sp. contains the following coding sequences:
- a CDS encoding DsrE family protein, with translation MSKKCLHILWVNDNPVTAENMVFMYATNSLLKGWWEEVHLILWGATVKLICEDVKLQGLLKKFHDAGGHVSACRKCAENLGVFEQIEKLEGVDEVFYIGEAFTKILKDDEKLITI, from the coding sequence TCTGCATATCCTGTGGGTTAACGATAACCCTGTCACCGCTGAAAATATGGTCTTTATGTATGCCACAAATTCCTTGCTGAAAGGCTGGTGGGAAGAAGTACACCTGATTCTTTGGGGGGCAACGGTTAAATTGATTTGTGAAGACGTGAAGCTGCAAGGCCTTCTTAAGAAATTTCATGATGCTGGCGGGCATGTTTCAGCATGCAGAAAATGTGCTGAAAACCTCGGTGTGTTTGAGCAGATAGAAAAGCTGGAAGGTGTTGATGAAGTCTTTTACATTGGGGAGGCGTTTACAAAAATCCTCAAGGATGATGAAAAACTTATTACCATCTAG